In Pasteurella multocida subsp. multocida OH4807, a genomic segment contains:
- the eno gene encoding enolase (COG0148 Enolase): MAKIVKVIGREIIDSRGNPTVEAEVHLEGGFVGLAAAPSGASTGSREALELRDGDKARFLGKGVLKAVSAVNNEIAQAILGKDASNQAEIDQIMIDLDGTDNKSKFGANAILAVSLANAKAAAAAKGMPLFAWIAELNGTPGQYSMPLPMMNIINGGEHADNNVDIQEFMIQPVGAKTLREALRIGAEVFHNLAKVLKGKGLSTAVGDEGGFAPNLESNAAALACIKEAVEKAGYVLGKDVTLAMDCASSEFYNKENGMYEMKGEGKSFTSQEFTHYLEELCKEYPIVSIEDGQDESDWDGFAYQTKVLGDKVQLVGDDLFVTNTKILKEGIEKGIANSILIKFNQIGSLTETLAAIKMAKDAGYTAVISHRSGETEDATIADLAVGTAAGQIKTGSMSRSDRIAKYNQLIRIEEALGDKAPFLGLKAVKGQA, translated from the coding sequence ATGGCAAAAATCGTTAAAGTGATCGGCCGTGAAATCATCGATTCTCGTGGTAATCCAACTGTTGAAGCTGAAGTTCATTTAGAAGGTGGTTTTGTAGGCTTAGCGGCTGCACCATCAGGTGCATCAACAGGTTCACGTGAAGCGTTAGAACTACGTGACGGTGACAAAGCACGTTTCTTAGGTAAAGGTGTATTAAAAGCTGTTTCGGCAGTTAACAATGAAATCGCACAAGCTATCCTAGGTAAAGATGCTTCAAACCAAGCTGAAATCGACCAAATCATGATCGACTTAGATGGTACAGATAACAAATCTAAGTTTGGTGCTAACGCAATTTTAGCGGTTTCTTTAGCAAATGCGAAAGCTGCAGCTGCCGCGAAAGGTATGCCATTATTTGCTTGGATTGCTGAACTCAACGGTACACCAGGTCAATATTCTATGCCATTACCAATGATGAACATCATCAACGGCGGTGAGCACGCAGACAACAACGTTGATATCCAAGAATTTATGATTCAACCAGTTGGTGCAAAAACTTTACGTGAAGCATTACGTATCGGTGCTGAAGTATTCCACAACCTTGCTAAAGTATTAAAAGGCAAAGGCTTAAGCACAGCAGTTGGTGACGAAGGTGGTTTCGCGCCTAACTTAGAATCAAACGCAGCTGCACTTGCTTGTATCAAAGAAGCAGTTGAAAAAGCAGGTTATGTATTAGGTAAAGACGTAACTTTAGCGATGGACTGTGCATCATCTGAGTTCTATAACAAAGAAAACGGTATGTACGAAATGAAAGGTGAAGGTAAATCATTCACTTCTCAAGAGTTCACTCACTACTTAGAAGAGTTATGCAAAGAATACCCAATCGTGTCTATCGAAGATGGTCAAGATGAATCAGACTGGGATGGTTTCGCATACCAAACTAAAGTGTTAGGTGACAAAGTACAATTAGTTGGTGATGACTTATTCGTAACTAACACCAAAATCTTAAAAGAAGGTATCGAAAAAGGTATAGCGAACTCTATCTTAATCAAATTCAACCAAATCGGTTCATTAACTGAAACTTTAGCCGCAATCAAAATGGCTAAAGATGCTGGCTACACAGCAGTAATTTCACACCGTTCTGGTGAAACTGAAGATGCGACAATCGCAGACTTAGCAGTAGGTACAGCAGCAGGTCAAATCAAAACTGGTTCAATGAGCCGTTCTGACCGTATCGCGAAATACAACCAATTAATCCGTATCGAAGAAGCATTAGGTGACAAAGCACCATTCTTAGGTTTAAAAGCGGTTAAAGGTCAAGCATAA
- a CDS encoding Holliday junction resolvase-like protein (COG0816 Predicted endonuclease involved in recombination (possible Holliday junction resolvase in Mycoplasmas and B. subtilis)), with product MGITVLAFDFGTKSIGCAVGQSITGTAQVLPAFKAQEGVPNWEMIGKCLLDWKPDVLVVGLPLNMDGTEQELTERARKFANRLHGRFGITVELHDERLTTIEARAEIFARGGYKALNKSKVDGISACLILESWFETKL from the coding sequence ATGGGTATCACCGTATTAGCCTTTGATTTTGGCACAAAAAGTATTGGATGCGCGGTAGGGCAGAGTATTACGGGGACTGCCCAAGTCCTGCCTGCATTTAAAGCGCAAGAGGGTGTACCAAATTGGGAAATGATAGGAAAATGCCTTCTAGATTGGAAACCTGATGTGCTTGTGGTTGGCTTGCCTCTGAATATGGATGGTACCGAACAAGAATTGACTGAACGAGCAAGAAAATTCGCGAATCGTTTACATGGTCGTTTTGGGATAACCGTGGAATTACATGATGAACGTTTGACAACGATAGAAGCGCGTGCTGAGATTTTTGCACGTGGTGGCTATAAAGCATTGAATAAAAGTAAAGTTGATGGGATCTCAGCATGCCTGATTTTAGAGAGTTGGTTTGAAACTAAACTATAG